A genomic window from Microbaculum marinisediminis includes:
- a CDS encoding AAA family ATPase, whose protein sequence is MRFEGTGSYVATEDLRIAVNAAITLERPLLVKGEPGTGKTVLAHEMANSLGVPLLEWHIKSTTKAQQGLYEYDAVSRLRDSQLGDERVHDIRNYIRRGRLWDAFTAEQRPVLLIDEIDKADIEFPNDLLQELDRMEFYVYETGEMVHARVRPIVVITSNNEKELPDAFLRRCFFHYIRFPDPDTMSAIVDVHFPGLKKRLLQEALSVFYDIRDVPGLKKKPSTSELLDWIKLLLSEDIDETALRERDPKKLIPPLHGALLKNEQDVHLFERLAFMTRRGGN, encoded by the coding sequence ATGCGTTTCGAGGGTACTGGAAGCTACGTCGCCACCGAGGATCTGCGGATCGCCGTCAATGCCGCGATCACGCTGGAGCGCCCGCTGCTGGTCAAGGGCGAGCCCGGGACGGGCAAGACGGTCCTGGCCCACGAGATGGCCAACAGCCTCGGCGTGCCGCTGCTGGAATGGCACATCAAGTCGACTACCAAGGCGCAGCAGGGCCTGTACGAGTACGACGCCGTCAGCCGCCTGCGCGACAGCCAGCTCGGCGACGAGCGGGTCCACGACATCCGCAACTACATCCGCCGCGGCCGGCTCTGGGACGCCTTCACCGCGGAGCAGCGCCCGGTCCTTCTCATCGACGAGATCGACAAGGCCGATATCGAGTTCCCCAACGACCTGCTGCAGGAACTCGACCGCATGGAGTTCTACGTCTACGAGACCGGCGAGATGGTCCATGCGCGCGTCCGCCCGATCGTCGTCATCACCTCCAACAACGAGAAGGAGCTGCCCGACGCCTTCCTGCGCCGGTGCTTCTTCCACTACATCCGCTTCCCCGATCCCGACACCATGTCCGCGATCGTCGACGTCCACTTCCCCGGCCTCAAGAAGCGGCTTCTCCAGGAAGCGCTGTCGGTCTTCTACGACATCCGCGACGTGCCGGGCCTCAAGAAGAAGCCGTCTACCTCCGAACTGCTCGACTGGATCAAGCTCCTGCTGTCCGAGGACATCGACGAGACCGCGCTGCGCGAGCGCGATCCCAAGAAGCTGATCCCGCCGCTGCATGGCGCGCTGCTCAAGAACGAGCAGGACGTCCATCTGTTCGAGCGCCTCGCCTTCATGACGCGGCGCGGCGGCAACTAG
- a CDS encoding BA14K family protein: MKTRLATIACAALVSLGMAGNAAAQSHASCDAYARDYAKRVSSGTEVLGGAAVGAVGGAIIGGIIGGSRGAGTGALIGGGTGAVGGAATHAQRYQNAYDTAYYNCMNQRAAQPAGGLQPWTPAWYQYCSSKFRSFDPNTGYYTTYSGQKRFCQ, from the coding sequence ATGAAAACCAGACTTGCAACGATTGCATGCGCCGCACTCGTTTCGCTGGGCATGGCGGGCAATGCCGCCGCCCAGTCGCACGCGAGCTGCGACGCCTATGCGCGCGACTACGCGAAGCGCGTCTCCTCCGGCACCGAGGTGCTTGGCGGCGCGGCCGTGGGCGCGGTGGGCGGCGCGATCATCGGCGGCATCATCGGCGGCAGCAGGGGCGCCGGCACGGGCGCGCTGATCGGCGGCGGCACCGGCGCCGTGGGCGGCGCGGCGACCCACGCCCAGCGCTACCAGAATGCCTATGACACGGCCTACTACAACTGCATGAACCAGCGCGCGGCCCAGCCCGCCGGCGGCCTGCAGCCCTGGACGCCGGCCTGGTACCAGTACTGTTCGTCAAAGTTTCGCTCGTTCGACCCGAATACGGGCTACTACACGACCTACAGCGGCCAGAAGCGGTTCTGCCAGTAG
- a CDS encoding fasciclin domain-containing protein encodes MKPFKYAVFGIAGLALAAVSTPSIAKMVGGAEMHASKNIVENASASQDHKTLVAAVQAAGLVETLQGKGPFTVFAPVDAAFQKLPAGTVETLLKPENKDQLVAVLTYHVVSGDVTASALVEKISAMGGKAELTTVQGATLTAMLDGDAVKITDAKGNTATVTVADVDQSNGVIHVIDTVLLP; translated from the coding sequence ATGAAACCGTTCAAGTATGCTGTCTTCGGAATTGCCGGCCTGGCGCTCGCCGCCGTATCGACGCCCTCGATCGCCAAGATGGTCGGTGGCGCCGAGATGCATGCGTCGAAAAACATCGTCGAGAACGCCTCAGCCTCCCAGGACCACAAGACCCTTGTCGCCGCCGTCCAGGCCGCCGGCCTGGTCGAGACGCTCCAGGGCAAGGGCCCCTTCACCGTCTTCGCTCCGGTCGACGCCGCTTTCCAGAAGTTGCCCGCCGGCACCGTGGAAACGCTGCTCAAGCCCGAAAACAAGGATCAACTCGTTGCCGTTCTCACCTACCACGTGGTTTCCGGTGACGTGACCGCATCGGCCCTCGTCGAAAAGATCTCGGCCATGGGCGGCAAGGCGGAACTGACGACCGTGCAGGGCGCCACCCTGACCGCCATGCTCGACGGCGACGCCGTCAAGATCACGGACGCCAAGGGCAACACGGCAACCGTCACCGTCGCCGACGTCGATCAGTCCAACGGCGTCATCCACGTCATCGATACGGTTCTGCTTCCCTGA
- a CDS encoding flagellar biosynthesis protein FlgL: MSVPPLSKSLGWTRGIIESREKLFDLQRQLATGKKAATYGTLGPDRTLSIAMRSRTSITDAYKSTIQTISLRMNVMTQAIDRFSNIGREIRTDAMVPDYVLTDGNRSSTQLRAEAALDEALSLLRSEVGGRYLFAGRRTDAEPVEPTPAIMDGAGARAGFKQHLSERMQADMGADGLGRLVVPVPAAADVAISEDVDGSPFGFKIVQLATTLTGTTATGPAGVPPQATLSFSATLPEAGETVRLTLSMPDGTETVVELTAVAAGEGGDPGTFEIGADETTTAANFQAALVTSLETEAATELRAASGYAAADDFFNMDDANPPQRVDGPPFDTATALRDGTPADTVFWYLGDGDLTTDSRSTAIARIDESISVAYGARGNEEAFRWTIQNLAVLAAQTFDPNNPDVERERYSAMTSRVVSNLSFPDKRQTVEAIYAEITTAQYVSGQADERHTATKATAVQLLSEVEVADRDEVAVKILQLQTRLEASYQTTAVLSQLSLVNFL; this comes from the coding sequence ATGAGCGTTCCTCCCCTGTCGAAGTCTCTCGGCTGGACGCGCGGCATCATCGAGTCGCGCGAGAAACTGTTCGATCTGCAGCGCCAGCTCGCCACCGGAAAGAAGGCGGCGACCTACGGCACGCTCGGGCCGGATCGGACGCTCAGCATCGCGATGCGGTCAAGGACCTCCATCACCGACGCCTACAAGTCGACGATCCAGACGATCTCCCTGCGCATGAACGTGATGACCCAGGCGATCGACCGCTTCAGCAATATCGGCCGTGAGATCCGTACCGACGCGATGGTGCCGGACTATGTCCTGACGGACGGCAACCGCTCGTCGACCCAGCTGCGGGCCGAGGCGGCGCTGGACGAGGCGCTGTCGCTGCTGCGTTCCGAGGTCGGCGGCCGCTACCTGTTCGCGGGGCGCAGGACCGATGCGGAACCGGTCGAGCCGACGCCGGCGATCATGGACGGCGCCGGCGCGCGCGCCGGCTTCAAGCAGCATCTGTCGGAGCGGATGCAGGCCGATATGGGCGCCGACGGGCTCGGCCGTCTCGTCGTGCCGGTTCCGGCGGCCGCGGACGTCGCCATTTCCGAGGACGTCGACGGCAGTCCGTTCGGCTTCAAGATCGTTCAGCTCGCCACGACCCTGACCGGGACGACGGCGACGGGGCCGGCCGGCGTGCCGCCGCAGGCGACGCTGTCCTTCTCCGCGACGCTGCCCGAAGCCGGCGAGACCGTGCGCCTGACGCTGTCCATGCCGGATGGCACGGAGACGGTCGTCGAGCTTACCGCCGTCGCGGCGGGCGAGGGCGGGGACCCCGGCACGTTCGAAATCGGCGCCGACGAGACCACCACGGCCGCGAACTTCCAGGCCGCGCTCGTTACCAGCCTGGAGACGGAGGCGGCCACGGAGCTGCGGGCCGCGTCCGGCTACGCGGCGGCCGACGATTTCTTCAACATGGACGATGCCAACCCGCCGCAGCGCGTCGACGGCCCGCCGTTCGACACCGCCACGGCCCTGCGCGACGGGACGCCCGCCGACACCGTGTTCTGGTATCTGGGCGACGGCGACCTGACGACCGACTCGCGCTCGACGGCGATCGCGCGGATCGACGAATCCATCTCGGTCGCCTACGGCGCGCGCGGCAACGAGGAGGCGTTCCGCTGGACGATCCAGAATCTCGCGGTCCTCGCGGCGCAAACCTTCGATCCGAACAATCCCGACGTCGAGCGGGAGCGCTACTCGGCGATGACCAGCCGGGTGGTGAGCAACCTGTCGTTCCCGGACAAGCGACAGACAGTCGAAGCCATCTATGCCGAGATCACGACGGCGCAGTACGTCTCCGGACAGGCCGATGAGCGCCATACGGCGACCAAGGCCACGGCCGTGCAGCTGTTGTCGGAGGTGGAGGTCGCCGACCGCGACGAGGTGGCGGTGAAGATCCTGCAGCTACAGACGCGGCTGGAGGCGAGCTACCAGACGACCGCGGTGCTGTCGCAGCTCAGCCTCGTCAACTTCCTCTGA
- a CDS encoding diguanylate cyclase, producing MASLGSAAGQPEIEIYFDGIERRTVFAEVRDLLDDWRHAAREDGGLPRRDRFARHIAGPGGVNLMLLNAENGDFRFDVVGDQVSALFGHDPTGRLLGDMPYPSAHAYMPRYKYCIETGAPTFTVQRKVSFGVPGASERLLLPLRQENGNAGMLVYVRSRADNYDLIRAVFNASQHGILVVSAMRDRLGAVADFEITAVNSSAAALFGGDPGDLVGKGLKSLLPLADLERVWPDLHASLETGVTRVYEALEASGARGGVYRISSARVGDGLAITISDLTQLQKTMQTLETQHASLVKVNAELRSEVARRRRLEAELKQLAETDPLTGIANRRRFIQSMTDCLDGADETAAQSALILFDIDDFKAVNDRYGHPAGDSVLREIARIVSGHFGDDAVFGRLGGEEFGVFLPEAPGEHGCRIAETLRRIIAGTVHGDPGRPIKVTASFGVTTIQPPCEVETLVALADEALYAAKWQGRNRVEYNCAVAHAHGTEAG from the coding sequence GTGGCGTCACTTGGATCTGCGGCGGGACAACCGGAAATCGAAATTTACTTTGATGGAATTGAAAGGCGAACCGTCTTCGCCGAGGTTCGGGACCTGCTCGACGACTGGCGTCATGCCGCCCGCGAGGACGGGGGGCTGCCGCGTCGGGACCGGTTTGCCAGGCACATCGCCGGGCCCGGTGGCGTCAACCTGATGCTGCTGAACGCCGAGAACGGCGACTTCCGTTTCGACGTCGTCGGCGATCAGGTTTCCGCGCTCTTCGGCCACGACCCCACAGGCCGCCTGCTCGGCGATATGCCCTATCCCTCAGCGCACGCCTACATGCCGCGCTACAAGTACTGCATCGAGACGGGCGCGCCGACGTTCACCGTCCAGCGCAAGGTGAGTTTCGGCGTTCCCGGCGCCAGCGAACGGCTGCTGTTGCCGCTGCGCCAGGAAAACGGCAACGCCGGGATGCTCGTCTACGTGCGGTCGCGGGCCGACAACTACGACCTGATCCGCGCGGTCTTCAACGCCAGCCAGCACGGCATCCTGGTGGTTTCGGCGATGCGCGACCGCCTGGGCGCGGTCGCCGATTTCGAGATCACGGCGGTCAACAGTTCGGCAGCGGCGCTGTTCGGCGGCGACCCGGGCGATCTGGTTGGCAAAGGGCTGAAGTCGCTGTTGCCGCTCGCGGATCTCGAGCGCGTGTGGCCGGATCTTCACGCGAGCCTGGAGACCGGCGTCACCCGCGTCTACGAAGCGCTGGAGGCATCGGGCGCGCGGGGTGGCGTCTACCGGATCAGCAGCGCCAGGGTCGGCGACGGGCTGGCGATCACCATCTCGGACCTGACGCAGCTGCAGAAGACGATGCAGACGCTGGAGACCCAGCACGCGAGCCTGGTCAAGGTGAACGCCGAGCTGCGCTCGGAAGTGGCCCGGCGCCGGCGTCTGGAGGCCGAGCTCAAGCAACTCGCGGAAACCGATCCTCTGACGGGGATCGCCAACCGCCGCCGCTTCATCCAATCCATGACCGATTGCCTGGACGGGGCCGACGAAACGGCGGCGCAATCGGCGCTGATCCTGTTCGATATCGACGACTTCAAGGCGGTGAACGATCGCTACGGCCACCCGGCGGGTGACAGCGTTTTGCGTGAAATCGCCCGGATCGTCTCCGGGCATTTCGGCGACGATGCCGTGTTCGGTCGCCTCGGCGGCGAGGAGTTCGGCGTATTCCTGCCCGAGGCGCCCGGCGAACACGGGTGCCGGATCGCGGAAACGCTTCGCCGGATCATCGCCGGGACGGTGCACGGCGATCCCGGTCGACCAATCAAGGTAACGGCGAGTTTCGGGGTGACGACGATACAGCCGCCCTGCGAGGTCGAGACCCTGGTGGCCTTAGCCGACGAGGCGCTCTACGCCGCCAAATGGCAAGGTCGCAATCGGGTCGAATACAACTGCGCCGTCGCGCATGCGCACGGCACGGAAGCCGGCTGA
- a CDS encoding flagellar hook protein FlgE produces the protein MGIYGALATAVSGLKAQSFALEHVSGNIANSQTVGFKRTETTFADLVPDSPYYKQLAGGVQVFTRATNNVQGDIRAAEVPTFMGINGDGFFIVEQRADMADGNPVFGGVDYYTRRGDFEFDRSGYLVNGAGNYLKAIRVDPQTGNLVGSLPEPVRITNDFLPAQATSQIDLRANLSSYPMTTAADPDIPDSELLNPADYNNNPTAGADGLIQGQDVSTFLDQSISGSAITVYDSAGAPVNIQMRWAKTDNTNGGGSDTWNLFYQVDSNATGTDTAWLNVGQDYVFNSSGQLTPDIAQVNLTGVTVNGVNVGDITLKHGVNGITQFADSNGNAQVTELRQNGYAAGELVGVSISEAGRIVASYTNGRTVDLYEVRLASFNAENRLQKMDGGTYAVTQDSGPAILGAQGSIIGASVESSNTDIADEFTKLIVTQQAYAAGTRIVTTSNEMLQEVLNMIR, from the coding sequence ATGGGTATCTATGGGGCGCTGGCGACGGCGGTGTCGGGGCTGAAGGCGCAGTCGTTCGCGCTCGAGCACGTGTCCGGCAACATCGCCAATTCTCAGACGGTCGGCTTCAAGCGGACGGAGACGACGTTCGCCGACCTGGTGCCGGATTCCCCGTACTACAAGCAGCTCGCCGGCGGCGTTCAGGTGTTCACCCGGGCGACCAACAACGTGCAGGGCGATATCCGTGCCGCCGAAGTGCCGACCTTCATGGGGATCAACGGCGACGGCTTCTTCATCGTTGAGCAGCGTGCCGACATGGCCGACGGCAACCCGGTGTTCGGCGGCGTCGACTACTACACGCGCCGGGGCGACTTCGAGTTCGACCGCAGCGGCTACCTGGTCAACGGCGCGGGCAACTACCTGAAGGCAATCCGCGTCGACCCGCAGACCGGCAACCTCGTCGGCAGCCTGCCGGAACCGGTGCGCATCACCAACGACTTCCTGCCGGCTCAGGCCACGTCGCAGATCGACCTGCGCGCCAACCTCTCGTCCTATCCGATGACGACCGCCGCGGATCCGGACATCCCGGACAGCGAGCTGCTGAATCCGGCCGACTACAACAACAACCCGACCGCGGGCGCCGACGGGCTCATCCAGGGCCAGGACGTCTCGACCTTCCTGGACCAGTCGATCTCGGGCAGCGCGATCACCGTCTACGACTCCGCCGGCGCGCCGGTGAACATCCAGATGCGCTGGGCGAAGACCGACAATACCAACGGCGGCGGCTCGGATACCTGGAACCTGTTCTATCAGGTGGATTCCAACGCGACCGGCACCGACACCGCCTGGCTCAATGTCGGGCAGGACTACGTCTTCAACTCCTCCGGCCAGCTCACGCCCGATATCGCGCAGGTGAACCTGACCGGCGTGACGGTGAACGGCGTGAACGTGGGCGACATCACCCTCAAGCACGGCGTCAACGGCATCACCCAGTTTGCCGACTCCAACGGCAACGCGCAGGTTACGGAGCTCAGGCAGAACGGCTATGCCGCCGGCGAGCTGGTCGGCGTGTCGATCTCGGAAGCCGGGCGTATCGTGGCGAGCTACACCAACGGCCGCACCGTCGATCTCTACGAAGTGCGGCTGGCGTCCTTCAATGCCGAGAACCGGCTGCAGAAGATGGACGGCGGCACCTATGCGGTGACCCAGGACTCGGGCCCGGCGATCCTCGGGGCGCAGGGCTCCATCATCGGCGCCTCGGTGGAAAGCTCGAATACCGACATCGCCGACGAATTCACCAAGCTGATCGTCACGCAGCAGGCCTACGCCGCCGGCACCCGCATCGTCACGACCAGCAACGAGATGCTCCAGGAAGTGCTCAACATGATCCGCTGA
- the flaF gene encoding flagellar biosynthesis regulator FlaF, with amino-acid sequence MQNSAAQLYASTAQKTSSPRDLEADLLIKAAAKLQRVCDDWPNRKPELDEALTFNRRLWTIFATSATKPENPLPHQVKQNIANLSLFIFNQTIDLQTNPRPEKVPSLISINRELAAGLRATS; translated from the coding sequence ATGCAAAATTCGGCGGCGCAGCTGTACGCCAGCACAGCCCAGAAAACGAGCAGCCCGCGTGATCTCGAGGCAGACCTGCTCATAAAAGCCGCGGCAAAGCTCCAGCGTGTTTGCGACGATTGGCCGAACCGGAAGCCCGAGCTGGACGAGGCACTGACGTTCAACCGCCGCCTCTGGACGATCTTCGCCACCTCCGCCACGAAGCCGGAAAACCCGCTTCCGCATCAGGTCAAGCAGAACATCGCCAATCTGTCGCTGTTCATCTTCAATCAGACCATCGATCTTCAGACCAACCCACGCCCGGAAAAGGTGCCCTCGCTGATCTCGATCAACCGCGAGCTGGCCGCCGGACTGCGCGCCACGAGCTGA
- the flgK gene encoding flagellar hook-associated protein FlgK gives MGLYGVLGSALSGLRVTQAGLDVVSRNVSNADTPGYTRKTLERSTMVVGSNVTGIRIGDIVRDVDSLVQRQLRLENSGAGYVRILKQYYDQLDLMLGEPGSANGVDTLFNTFRSSMEALATSPDSFIAREQALRDAQVLAGNLNQLSSDIQAMRLEAERGIGDAVQRANELLGKIAKINMDIGSRDQLESPPADLLDIRDGYISELSELMDIQVMERERGTVSIMTKSGTMLLDLLPVELQFDQRGSMTPQSLYSDDPAERGVGTIRIVSQNGAVLDLIENNQIRSGKISALLELRDEFLVDAQAQLDVLAEALARSLSGRTVDGTATTVGTQDGFDVDLTGIQSGDRVNLTLATQPGGAEQTYTIIRVDDPASLPLDNSVTADPNDIVIGVDFSGGYASVAAQLNAALGPQVDVSAPGGNVLRFLDDGDATANSTGSLYGADGSTLNLAGLNGEALTINVNGVDNVFNFGPATTGQDLQSWLDGLPGIGATIAAGDLVITGDTPADGFSITFSNPSVGTATGLSEGSFNTSAITSVDASITNTALDGNGLAIPLFVDGGSPYTGRLEGMPQRIGFAGRISVNAALLADNTKLVQYGAGIEIGDPARPLDMLRRLTQMQITFPAETKVAGSTPYTGTVSGFVQRIISYQGAIAQDVSQATEAQETVVAQLEERFTSRSGVNIDQEMAHLIELQTAYQANTRLITAFREMMDLLMRM, from the coding sequence ATGGGACTCTACGGCGTACTCGGATCGGCGCTTTCGGGCCTGCGGGTGACGCAGGCCGGGCTCGACGTCGTCTCGCGCAACGTCTCCAACGCCGATACCCCCGGCTATACCCGCAAGACGCTCGAACGCTCGACGATGGTCGTCGGCAGCAACGTCACGGGCATCCGCATCGGCGACATCGTGCGCGACGTGGATTCGCTGGTGCAGCGGCAGCTGCGGCTGGAGAACAGCGGCGCCGGGTATGTCCGCATCCTCAAACAGTACTACGACCAGCTCGACCTGATGCTGGGCGAACCCGGCTCGGCGAACGGGGTCGACACGCTGTTCAACACCTTCCGTTCGTCGATGGAGGCGCTGGCGACCAGTCCGGACTCCTTCATCGCGCGCGAGCAGGCGCTGCGCGACGCGCAGGTTCTCGCCGGCAACCTGAACCAGCTGTCGTCCGACATCCAGGCGATGCGGCTGGAGGCCGAGCGCGGCATCGGCGACGCGGTGCAGCGGGCCAACGAGCTGCTGGGCAAGATCGCCAAGATCAACATGGACATCGGCAGCCGCGACCAGCTCGAGTCGCCGCCGGCAGACCTGCTCGACATCCGCGACGGCTATATCTCCGAGCTCAGCGAACTGATGGACATCCAGGTGATGGAGCGCGAGCGCGGCACCGTCAGCATCATGACGAAGTCGGGGACGATGCTGCTCGACCTGTTGCCGGTGGAGCTGCAATTCGATCAGCGCGGCTCCATGACGCCGCAGTCGCTCTACTCCGACGACCCGGCCGAGCGCGGCGTCGGCACGATCCGGATCGTGTCGCAGAACGGCGCGGTGCTCGATCTCATCGAGAACAATCAGATCCGCTCAGGCAAGATCTCGGCCCTGCTGGAGCTGCGCGACGAGTTCCTGGTCGACGCCCAGGCCCAGCTCGACGTCCTGGCCGAAGCGCTGGCGCGCTCTCTGTCGGGACGCACCGTCGACGGCACCGCGACCACGGTCGGCACCCAGGACGGCTTCGATGTCGACCTGACCGGGATCCAGTCCGGCGACCGGGTCAACCTGACGCTGGCGACGCAGCCCGGCGGGGCCGAGCAGACCTACACGATCATCCGGGTCGACGACCCGGCGAGCCTGCCGCTCGACAACAGCGTCACGGCCGATCCCAACGACATCGTCATCGGCGTCGACTTCTCGGGCGGCTACGCGTCCGTCGCGGCGCAGCTCAACGCCGCGCTGGGCCCGCAGGTCGACGTCTCGGCGCCGGGCGGCAACGTGCTGCGGTTCCTGGACGACGGCGACGCGACCGCGAACTCGACCGGCTCGCTCTACGGCGCCGACGGCTCGACGCTGAACCTGGCCGGCCTCAACGGCGAAGCCCTGACGATCAACGTCAACGGCGTCGACAACGTCTTCAACTTCGGCCCGGCGACGACGGGGCAGGACCTGCAGTCGTGGCTGGACGGTCTGCCCGGCATCGGCGCGACGATCGCCGCGGGCGATCTCGTCATCACCGGAGATACGCCGGCCGACGGCTTCTCCATCACCTTCTCCAATCCGTCCGTCGGGACGGCGACGGGGTTGTCCGAGGGGTCGTTCAACACCTCCGCGATCACGTCCGTGGACGCGTCGATCACCAACACGGCACTGGACGGCAACGGGCTCGCGATCCCGCTCTTCGTCGATGGCGGCAGCCCCTATACCGGGCGCCTGGAGGGTATGCCCCAGCGCATCGGCTTCGCCGGCCGCATCTCCGTCAACGCGGCGCTGCTGGCCGACAACACGAAGCTGGTCCAGTACGGCGCCGGGATCGAGATCGGCGATCCCGCGCGTCCCCTCGACATGCTGCGGCGCCTCACGCAGATGCAGATCACCTTCCCGGCGGAGACCAAGGTGGCGGGGTCGACGCCGTATACCGGCACGGTCTCCGGCTTCGTCCAGCGCATCATCTCCTATCAGGGGGCGATCGCGCAGGACGTGAGCCAGGCGACCGAAGCCCAGGAGACGGTGGTCGCCCAGCTCGAGGAGCGGTTCACGTCGCGGTCGGGCGTCAATATCGACCAGGAAATGGCCCACCTGATCGAGCTGCAGACGGCGTATCAGGCCAACACCCGTCTGATCACGGCGTTCCGTGAGATGATGGACCTACTGATGAGGATGTAG
- a CDS encoding NAD(P)/FAD-dependent oxidoreductase, with amino-acid sequence MTDPAHIDSFYAATMTEAPARPPLEGKAEAEVCVIGGGLAGLTTARELAAAGRSVVLVEGARVGWAASGRNGGFVSPGYAEGIDAIEDKLGYEHARALWDLSVEGVDYVRGAIDELKPAGVDPVPGWLKVIRYDDADGLKRRAETMATRYGHPRDFWPTEHVRETLRTNTYFQGLHDTTAFHIHPLNYALALAADAEAKGARICEGTPAQRLDRGRAGWIVETPQGTVSARDVVLSGSAYPPNLWRQIDRAVLPIATYVIVTEPMADRLAESIRFGGCIGDTRRASDYYRIVEDGRLLWGGRITTRRSEPAHLAQMLKRDILAIYPQLGDFRVEFAWGGLMGYAVHKMPLIGRIGEGLWACTAFGGHGLNTTAIGGSLIARAIAGGDDTWKRFRPYRPLWGGGSLGRAATQLIYWKLQFLDALEERRARRGDDSA; translated from the coding sequence ATGACCGATCCAGCCCACATAGACAGCTTTTATGCCGCGACCATGACGGAGGCGCCCGCCCGGCCGCCGCTGGAGGGAAAGGCGGAGGCCGAGGTCTGCGTCATCGGCGGGGGGCTCGCCGGGCTCACCACCGCGCGGGAGCTCGCCGCCGCCGGGCGCTCGGTTGTGCTGGTGGAAGGCGCGCGCGTCGGCTGGGCGGCGTCGGGCCGCAACGGCGGTTTCGTCTCGCCGGGCTATGCCGAAGGCATCGACGCGATCGAGGACAAGCTCGGCTACGAGCATGCAAGGGCGCTTTGGGACCTGTCCGTCGAGGGCGTGGACTATGTGCGCGGGGCGATCGACGAACTGAAGCCGGCGGGCGTGGACCCGGTGCCGGGCTGGCTGAAGGTGATCCGCTACGACGATGCGGATGGGCTGAAGCGCCGCGCGGAGACCATGGCGACCCGCTACGGGCATCCGCGGGACTTCTGGCCGACCGAACATGTGCGCGAGACGCTGAGGACGAACACCTACTTCCAGGGGCTGCACGACACGACGGCGTTCCATATCCATCCACTCAACTACGCGCTGGCGCTGGCCGCCGACGCCGAGGCGAAGGGCGCGCGGATCTGCGAGGGGACGCCGGCGCAGCGGCTCGATCGCGGGCGTGCCGGCTGGATCGTCGAGACGCCGCAAGGCACCGTGTCGGCGCGCGACGTGGTGCTTTCGGGCAGCGCCTATCCGCCGAATTTGTGGCGGCAGATCGACCGGGCGGTGCTGCCGATCGCGACCTACGTGATCGTCACCGAGCCGATGGCCGACCGGCTGGCCGAGTCGATCCGGTTCGGCGGCTGCATCGGCGATACCCGCCGCGCCTCCGACTACTACCGGATCGTCGAAGACGGCCGGCTGCTGTGGGGCGGGCGCATCACCACGCGCCGCTCCGAACCGGCGCATCTGGCGCAGATGCTGAAGCGCGACATCCTGGCGATCTATCCGCAGCTCGGCGATTTCCGGGTCGAATTCGCGTGGGGCGGCCTGATGGGCTACGCGGTGCACAAGATGCCGCTAATCGGGCGCATTGGCGAGGGGCTGTGGGCCTGCACGGCGTTCGGTGGGCACGGGCTCAACACCACGGCGATCGGCGGCAGCCTGATCGCGCGGGCTATTGCCGGCGGCGACGATACCTGGAAACGGTTCAGGCCGTATCGCCCGCTCTGGGGCGGCGGATCGCTGGGCCGTGCGGCAACCCAGCTCATATACTGGAAGTTGCAATTCCTCGACGCTCTGGAAGAGCGCAGGGCGCGTCGCGGCGACGATTCCGCGTGA